The following coding sequences lie in one Streptomyces venezuelae genomic window:
- a CDS encoding IclR family transcriptional regulator, whose translation MSAGETGGGAQVKSAVRTVELLEYFAGRPGMHSLAAVQEAVGYPKSSLYMLLRTLVELGWVETDATGTRYGIGVRALLVGTSYIDGDEVVAAARPTLDRLSDDTTETIHLARLDGTNVVYLATRQSQHYLRPFTRVGRRLPAHSTSLGKALLATYTDEQVRKMLPETLPALTEHTITDREKLIDELRAVREQGFAVDREENTLGLRCFGVAIPYRTPARDAISCSVPVARLTPAHEQMVKDALFDARDRLSLATRRL comes from the coding sequence ATGTCGGCTGGCGAGACCGGAGGCGGCGCGCAGGTCAAGTCCGCGGTGCGGACGGTGGAATTGCTCGAGTACTTCGCGGGCCGTCCCGGAATGCACTCCCTGGCCGCGGTCCAGGAGGCCGTCGGCTACCCCAAGTCGAGCCTCTACATGCTGCTGCGCACCCTGGTGGAGCTCGGCTGGGTGGAGACGGACGCGACCGGCACGCGGTACGGCATCGGGGTGCGGGCGCTGCTCGTCGGCACGTCGTACATCGACGGCGACGAGGTCGTGGCCGCCGCCCGCCCGACCCTCGACCGGCTCTCCGACGACACCACGGAGACCATCCACCTCGCGCGGCTCGACGGCACCAACGTCGTCTACCTCGCCACCCGCCAGTCGCAGCACTACCTGCGCCCCTTCACGCGCGTCGGCCGCCGCCTGCCCGCGCACTCCACGTCGCTCGGCAAGGCGCTGCTCGCCACGTACACCGACGAGCAGGTCCGCAAGATGCTCCCCGAGACGCTGCCCGCGCTCACCGAGCACACCATCACCGACCGCGAGAAGCTCATCGATGAGCTGCGCGCGGTCCGCGAGCAGGGCTTCGCGGTGGACCGCGAGGAGAACACGCTCGGCCTGCGCTGCTTCGGCGTGGCCATCCCCTACCGCACGCCCGCGCGCGACGCGATCAGCTGCTCGGTGCCGGTGGCGCGGCTCACGCCCGCGCACGAACAGATGGTGAAGGACGCGCTCTTCGACGCGCGCGACCGGCTGTCACTGGCTACTCGTAGGCTCTGA
- a CDS encoding aldehyde dehydrogenase (NADP(+)) has product MAAAPVWSVDPRTGKQREQVAVEATAEEVDVAVRAAADAASALADRTVRAAFLRTAADLLEEAKDHLVEAADAETALGPVRLTGELARTCYQLRAFADIVDEGAFLGIVIDHPDASATPPIPDLRRYKIPLGVVAVYSASNFPFAFSVPGGDTASALAAGCPVVVKAHPDHPGTSELVASVLRRAAVRHGIPEGVLGLVHGFDAGVELVRHPLVAGAGFTGSIRGGRALFDAAAARPVPIPFHGELGSLNPVVVTEAAAAERGEQIGTGLAGSMTLGVGQFCVKPGLVLAPEGAGGDRLVKSLTDAVSNTESGVLLDHRMRDNFVAGVRERAALPDVDAPVTPGAGGEHTVSAGFLTVPAARLAAEGAHDLLLEECFGPVTVVARYADDAEITAVLSRLPGNLTATVQLSSDEAAGESGRGAELLAELTPLAGRVLVDGWPTGVAVAPAQHHGGPYPATTSTSTSVGGTAVERWLRPVAYQNTPEPLLPPELRDANPLGLPRRYDGRLQH; this is encoded by the coding sequence GTGGCAGCAGCACCAGTCTGGAGTGTCGACCCCCGAACCGGGAAGCAGCGCGAGCAGGTTGCGGTGGAGGCCACAGCCGAAGAGGTCGACGTCGCGGTCCGCGCCGCCGCCGACGCCGCGTCCGCCCTCGCCGACCGCACGGTCCGCGCCGCCTTCCTGCGCACCGCGGCGGACCTCCTCGAAGAAGCGAAGGACCACCTCGTCGAGGCCGCGGACGCGGAGACCGCACTCGGCCCCGTCCGGCTCACCGGCGAACTCGCCCGCACCTGCTACCAGTTGCGCGCCTTCGCGGACATCGTCGACGAGGGCGCGTTCCTCGGCATCGTCATCGACCACCCCGACGCCTCGGCGACCCCGCCCATCCCCGACCTGCGCCGCTACAAGATCCCCCTCGGCGTCGTCGCGGTCTACTCCGCCTCCAACTTCCCGTTCGCCTTCTCCGTGCCCGGCGGCGACACCGCGAGCGCCCTCGCCGCGGGCTGCCCCGTCGTGGTCAAGGCCCACCCCGACCACCCCGGCACCTCCGAGCTGGTCGCCTCCGTGCTGCGCAGGGCCGCCGTCCGGCACGGCATCCCCGAAGGCGTCCTCGGCCTCGTGCACGGCTTCGACGCGGGCGTCGAACTCGTCCGGCACCCGCTGGTCGCAGGAGCCGGCTTCACCGGCTCCATCCGCGGCGGGCGCGCCCTCTTCGACGCGGCCGCCGCACGGCCCGTGCCGATCCCCTTCCACGGCGAGCTCGGCTCCCTCAACCCCGTCGTCGTCACCGAGGCCGCGGCCGCCGAGCGCGGCGAGCAGATCGGCACCGGACTCGCGGGCTCCATGACGCTCGGCGTCGGCCAGTTCTGCGTCAAGCCCGGTCTGGTCCTCGCCCCCGAGGGCGCGGGCGGCGACCGGCTCGTCAAGTCCCTGACCGACGCGGTCAGCAACACCGAGTCGGGGGTGCTCCTCGACCACCGGATGCGGGACAACTTCGTCGCCGGGGTGCGCGAGCGCGCCGCACTGCCCGACGTGGACGCGCCGGTCACCCCCGGCGCGGGCGGCGAGCACACCGTCAGCGCGGGCTTCCTCACCGTCCCTGCCGCGCGCCTCGCCGCCGAAGGGGCGCACGACCTGCTCCTGGAGGAGTGCTTCGGCCCGGTCACCGTCGTCGCGCGCTACGCCGACGACGCGGAGATCACCGCCGTCCTCTCCCGCCTGCCCGGCAACCTCACCGCCACCGTGCAGCTGTCCTCGGACGAGGCGGCGGGGGAGAGCGGCCGCGGCGCCGAGCTGCTCGCCGAGCTCACCCCGCTCGCCGGACGCGTCCTCGTCGACGGCTGGCCGACCGGCGTCGCCGTCGCCCCCGCCCAGCACCACGGCGGCCCCTACCCCGCCACCACGTCGACCTCGACGAGCGTGGGCGGCACGGCCGTCGAACGGTGGCTGCGCCCGGTCGCGTACCAGAACACCCCCGAGCCGCTGCTCCCGCCGGAGCTGCGCGACGCCAACCCGCTGGGACTGCCCCGGCGTTACGACGGGCGCCTGCAACACTGA
- the thpD gene encoding ectoine hydroxylase: MTTAPERTSDLYPTRGTEEVLIERKDPVVWSEPGAAGPITAGDLAGFERDGFLAIDQLITPDEVGVYHAELERLINDPAMRENERSIVEPRSQEIRSIFEVHKISEVFARLAADPRVVGRARQILGSDVYVHQSRINVKPGFGASGFYWHSDFETWHAEDGLPNMRTVSVSIALTKNYDTNGGLMIMPGSHKTFLGCAGATPKDNYKRSLQMQDAGIPSDETLTHLASDYGIRLFTGEAGSATWFDCNAMHGSGDNITPYPRSNVFIVFNSVENTAVEPFAAPVRRPEYIGARDFTPVK; the protein is encoded by the coding sequence ATGACCACCGCACCCGAACGCACCAGTGACCTGTACCCGACCCGAGGCACCGAAGAGGTGCTGATCGAGCGCAAGGACCCCGTCGTGTGGTCCGAGCCGGGTGCAGCGGGGCCGATCACGGCCGGGGATCTGGCCGGGTTCGAGCGGGACGGTTTCCTGGCGATCGACCAGTTGATCACCCCGGACGAAGTGGGCGTCTACCACGCCGAGCTGGAGCGTCTCATCAACGATCCGGCGATGCGCGAGAACGAGCGCTCCATCGTCGAGCCGCGCTCCCAGGAGATCCGGTCGATCTTCGAGGTGCACAAGATCAGTGAGGTCTTCGCCAGGCTGGCGGCGGACCCGCGGGTCGTCGGCAGGGCGCGGCAGATCCTCGGCTCGGACGTGTACGTCCACCAGTCGCGGATCAACGTGAAGCCGGGCTTCGGTGCCTCCGGGTTCTACTGGCACTCGGACTTCGAGACCTGGCACGCGGAGGACGGCCTGCCGAACATGCGGACCGTCTCGGTGTCCATCGCGCTGACGAAGAACTACGACACCAACGGTGGTCTCATGATCATGCCGGGGTCGCACAAGACGTTCCTCGGCTGTGCGGGCGCCACGCCGAAGGACAACTACAAGCGGTCGCTGCAGATGCAGGACGCGGGCATCCCGTCGGACGAGACGCTCACGCACCTCGCGTCCGACTACGGCATCCGCCTGTTCACGGGCGAGGCCGGTTCGGCGACGTGGTTCGACTGCAACGCCATGCACGGCTCGGGGGACAACATCACCCCGTACCCGCGCAGCAACGTCTTCATCGTGTTCAACAGCGTGGAGAACACGGCGGTGGAGCCGTTTGCGGCGCCGGTGCGCAGGCCCGAGTACATCGGGGCGCGGGACTTCACCCCGGTGAAGTGA
- a CDS encoding MarR family winged helix-turn-helix transcriptional regulator: MRADTVQAPPADPVCRPGASGVAAAGPVSLAVSRVARLHRIAAGKLLKGLGLYPGQEFVMMHLWEAGAVRQSELIKAVELDPSTVTKMLQRLEQAGHVRRRPDPADRRAVLVEASAASCGLLAQVEQAWGDLEGHTLAGLDEAERADLARLLAKVETNLCKETEDCPERKGRD, from the coding sequence ATGAGGGCCGACACCGTCCAGGCACCCCCGGCCGACCCCGTCTGTAGGCCCGGCGCGTCCGGTGTCGCCGCCGCGGGACCCGTCAGTCTCGCCGTCAGCCGGGTCGCCCGGCTGCACCGCATCGCCGCGGGCAAGCTGCTGAAGGGCCTCGGCCTCTACCCCGGCCAGGAGTTCGTGATGATGCACCTGTGGGAGGCGGGCGCGGTCCGGCAGTCGGAGCTGATCAAGGCGGTCGAGCTCGACCCCTCGACGGTCACGAAGATGCTGCAGCGCCTGGAACAGGCGGGCCACGTGCGCCGCCGCCCCGACCCGGCCGACCGCCGCGCGGTCCTGGTCGAGGCGAGCGCGGCGAGCTGCGGCCTGCTCGCGCAGGTGGAACAGGCGTGGGGCGACCTGGAGGGCCACACGCTGGCGGGCCTGGACGAGGCGGAACGCGCGGACCTGGCGCGGCTCCTCGCGAAAGTGGAGACGAACCTGTGCAAGGAGACGGAGGACTGCCCGGAGCGCAAGGGCCGGGACTGA
- a CDS encoding aminotransferase class V-fold PLP-dependent enzyme, translated as MNTMGINAGTEFAPTSTYLNTAACGLLPRRAVDAIRTLAVENGAGRPGGSGDSETVDAARAAFARVVGVAEGRVAVGGSVAVHAGLIAASLPPGAEVLVPEGDFASIINPFVLRGDLKVRYAPLAELAAAVRPTTALVSFSAVQSADGRTADLPAVRAAAAVHGARTLLDATQAVGWLPLAADAYDYTLTGAFKWLLCPRGVSFLTVREDAQETLVPLHAGLLAAADTSDSTYGPLAELAPDARRFDEPVAFLAYHGAAASLALVEETGVDAIHAHDTALAARFRAGLATLGHTPVPGTSPIVSVPGLADRAPELTRAGILTSARAGHLRSAFHLYNTEADVDRLLDVLSG; from the coding sequence ATGAACACCATGGGGATCAACGCCGGTACGGAATTCGCTCCCACCTCGACCTATCTGAACACCGCCGCTTGCGGGCTGCTGCCGCGTCGCGCCGTCGACGCGATCCGCACGCTCGCCGTGGAGAACGGTGCGGGGCGGCCGGGCGGCTCCGGTGACTCCGAGACGGTCGACGCGGCACGGGCCGCCTTCGCCCGCGTCGTCGGCGTGGCCGAGGGGCGCGTGGCGGTCGGCGGATCCGTCGCCGTGCATGCCGGGCTGATCGCCGCTTCCCTGCCGCCGGGCGCCGAAGTCCTCGTGCCCGAGGGGGACTTCGCCTCCATCATCAACCCCTTCGTGCTGCGCGGCGACCTCAAGGTGCGGTACGCGCCGCTGGCGGAGCTCGCCGCGGCGGTCCGGCCCACGACCGCGCTCGTCTCCTTCTCCGCCGTCCAGTCCGCCGACGGCCGCACCGCCGACCTGCCCGCCGTCCGCGCCGCGGCCGCCGTCCACGGGGCGCGCACCCTCCTCGACGCGACGCAGGCCGTGGGCTGGCTGCCGCTGGCCGCCGACGCGTACGACTACACCCTCACCGGCGCCTTCAAGTGGCTGCTGTGCCCGCGCGGCGTGTCCTTCCTGACCGTGCGCGAGGACGCCCAGGAAACCCTCGTCCCGCTGCACGCGGGCCTGCTGGCCGCGGCCGACACCTCGGACTCCACGTACGGCCCGCTCGCCGAACTCGCCCCCGACGCCCGCCGGTTCGACGAACCCGTCGCCTTCCTCGCCTACCACGGGGCCGCCGCGTCCCTCGCCCTCGTCGAGGAGACCGGCGTCGACGCGATACACGCCCACGACACGGCGCTCGCCGCCCGTTTCCGCGCGGGACTCGCCACCCTCGGCCACACCCCCGTGCCCGGCACCTCGCCCATCGTCTCCGTGCCCGGACTCGCCGACCGCGCACCGGAGTTGACCCGTGCGGGCATTCTGACGTCGGCACGGGCGGGACACCTGAGGTCCGCGTTCCACCTGTACAACACCGAGGCGGATGTGGACCGTCTCCTCGACGTGCTGTCGGGCTGA
- a CDS encoding alkene reductase, producing MTTAFDPIDLSGTPLRNRIAMAPMTRSRAGEGGVATDLTAEYYVQRASAGLIVTEGIQPSVVGQGYPDTPGLHSAEQIAAWRKVTDAVHAAGGTIFAQLMHAGRVGHPVLLPDGLINVAPSPIAAEGQVYTAEGLKDFVTPHELTDAEIRATIADFATAARNAIDAGFDGVELHGANGYLIHQFLAPGANHRTDAWGGSPENLIRFAVEVTTAVAEEIGASRTALRISPGNTANGISEPDPEPVYTALAKELAPLDLAYLHIMEVEGVRELTARLRQDFGGTLVLNPHSEGPTGPDALALVEDGTADIITFGALFLANPDLPARLKAGGPYNTPDRATYYGGTEKGYTDYASLPR from the coding sequence ATGACCACCGCGTTCGACCCGATCGACCTGTCCGGCACCCCGCTCCGCAACCGCATCGCCATGGCCCCCATGACCCGGAGCCGCGCCGGTGAGGGCGGTGTCGCCACCGATCTGACCGCCGAGTACTACGTCCAGCGCGCCTCCGCGGGCCTCATCGTCACCGAGGGCATCCAGCCTTCCGTGGTCGGCCAGGGATATCCGGACACCCCGGGCCTGCACAGCGCCGAGCAGATCGCTGCCTGGCGCAAGGTCACCGACGCCGTGCACGCCGCCGGGGGCACGATCTTCGCCCAGCTCATGCACGCGGGCCGCGTCGGCCACCCCGTCCTCCTGCCCGACGGACTGATCAACGTCGCCCCCTCACCGATCGCGGCCGAAGGGCAGGTCTACACCGCCGAGGGCCTCAAGGACTTCGTCACCCCGCACGAGCTCACCGACGCCGAGATCCGCGCCACCATCGCCGACTTCGCGACCGCCGCCCGCAACGCGATCGACGCGGGCTTCGATGGCGTGGAGCTGCATGGCGCCAACGGCTACCTGATCCACCAGTTCCTCGCCCCCGGCGCCAACCACCGCACCGACGCGTGGGGCGGCTCGCCCGAGAACCTCATCCGGTTCGCCGTCGAGGTCACCACCGCCGTGGCCGAGGAGATAGGCGCCTCCCGCACCGCCCTGCGCATCTCGCCCGGCAACACCGCCAACGGCATCTCCGAGCCCGACCCCGAGCCCGTGTACACCGCTCTCGCCAAGGAGCTGGCCCCGCTCGACCTCGCGTACCTGCACATCATGGAGGTCGAAGGCGTCCGCGAGCTCACCGCACGGCTGCGGCAGGACTTCGGCGGCACGCTCGTCCTGAACCCGCACAGCGAGGGCCCCACCGGCCCCGACGCGCTCGCCCTCGTCGAGGACGGCACCGCGGACATCATCACGTTCGGCGCCCTGTTCCTCGCCAACCCGGACCTTCCGGCCCGCCTGAAGGCCGGCGGCCCGTACAACACCCCGGACCGCGCCACCTACTACGGCGGCACCGAGAAGGGCTACACGGACTACGCCTCCCTGCCGCGGTAG
- a CDS encoding Gfo/Idh/MocA family protein — MNSFPAPVRVGLVGLSARGGWAPHSHVPALALLDGYELRALSASSDASARAAGARYGVPLAFGSTAELVRSDEVDLVVVSVRVPLHREVVLGALDAGKAVLCEWPLGNGLAEAEELAGAAARAGVRTFVGLQARSAPAVRFVRDLVEEGYVGEVLSTSLVASGRRWGPVFEPSGEYLLDRRNGGTMLTIPFGHTIDAVSMVLGEFTEVSATLATRRPVVHEEGTGRPAAMTVDDQIAVSGRLASGAVASVHFRAGLSRGTDFHWEINGTEGDLVVTGDSGHLQQASLTVRGGRGTDTGVSELPVPARCFDVPAIDELRGLPAYNVGAQYAQVLADLTEGTAHAPDFAHAARRQRLLDAIEHSAATGTRVRLQGSGPTSRPAAPSASSGGTRCGRTSPRSPPPPATAP; from the coding sequence ATGAACTCCTTCCCCGCTCCCGTCCGTGTCGGTCTCGTCGGCCTCTCCGCCCGCGGCGGCTGGGCGCCGCACTCCCACGTCCCCGCGCTGGCCCTGCTCGACGGGTACGAGCTGCGCGCGCTGTCCGCGTCGAGCGATGCCTCGGCGCGGGCCGCGGGCGCCCGGTACGGGGTGCCGCTGGCCTTCGGCTCGACCGCGGAGCTCGTCCGCAGCGACGAGGTGGATCTCGTCGTGGTGAGCGTGCGGGTGCCGCTGCACCGCGAGGTGGTCCTCGGCGCGCTGGACGCGGGCAAGGCGGTGCTCTGCGAGTGGCCGCTCGGCAACGGCCTCGCCGAGGCGGAGGAGCTCGCGGGGGCCGCGGCGCGGGCGGGGGTGCGGACGTTCGTGGGGCTGCAGGCCCGCTCGGCGCCGGCGGTGCGGTTCGTGCGCGACCTCGTCGAGGAGGGGTACGTCGGGGAGGTCCTGTCGACGAGTCTCGTGGCGTCGGGACGGCGCTGGGGGCCCGTCTTCGAACCGTCCGGGGAGTACCTCCTGGACCGGCGGAACGGCGGGACCATGCTGACCATCCCCTTCGGCCACACCATCGACGCCGTCTCGATGGTGCTCGGCGAGTTCACCGAGGTCTCCGCGACCCTCGCGACCCGGCGCCCCGTGGTGCACGAGGAGGGCACGGGCCGCCCGGCCGCGATGACCGTCGACGACCAGATCGCGGTGAGCGGGCGGCTCGCCTCGGGTGCCGTCGCCTCGGTGCACTTCCGGGCCGGGCTCTCGCGGGGCACGGACTTCCACTGGGAGATCAACGGCACGGAAGGCGACCTCGTGGTCACGGGCGACTCGGGTCATCTGCAGCAGGCGTCCCTGACGGTGCGGGGCGGACGCGGCACGGACACGGGCGTCTCCGAACTCCCGGTGCCCGCGCGCTGCTTCGACGTTCCCGCGATCGATGAGCTGCGGGGACTGCCCGCGTACAACGTGGGGGCGCAGTACGCGCAGGTCCTCGCCGACCTCACCGAAGGCACCGCGCACGCACCGGACTTCGCGCACGCGGCGCGGCGCCAGCGCCTCCTCGACGCGATCGAGCACTCGGCCGCGACCGGCACCCGCGTCCGACTCCAGGGTTCCGGGCCTACGAGCCGTCCCGCAGCCCCTTCGGCCAGTTCGGGCGGAACTCGATGTGGTCGTACGTCACCGCGCAGCCCTCCCCCACCGGCGACTGCGCCATGA
- a CDS encoding sigma-70 family RNA polymerase sigma factor, translated as MVVPVEPSAERPGTSDLPSGAARAPVDAELHRRLVYGEEAALADAYAAYGVLVHRVATRVTRNRTAAEDVTQEVFAHLWTRPYTFDARRGSLRGWLSMLAHRRAVDWVRGEERHRKATHADETSLRTVPAPGPSPDEAILEQERSLLLHSALARLPLPQQQVVHLAYFAGRTYRQAAVELGIPEGTAKTRLRTALRTLAETLADPPLRGEHP; from the coding sequence GTGGTGGTGCCGGTGGAGCCGTCCGCCGAGAGGCCGGGCACGTCGGACCTGCCGTCCGGCGCGGCGAGGGCGCCCGTCGACGCCGAGCTGCACCGACGGCTCGTCTACGGCGAGGAGGCGGCGCTCGCCGACGCCTACGCCGCGTACGGCGTGCTCGTCCACCGCGTCGCCACCCGCGTCACCCGCAACCGCACCGCCGCCGAGGACGTCACCCAGGAGGTCTTCGCCCACTTGTGGACCAGGCCCTACACGTTCGACGCGCGCCGCGGCAGCCTGCGCGGCTGGCTGTCGATGCTCGCCCACCGGCGCGCCGTGGACTGGGTCCGCGGCGAGGAACGCCACCGCAAGGCCACCCACGCCGACGAGACGTCCCTGCGGACCGTCCCGGCACCCGGCCCCTCCCCGGACGAGGCGATCCTGGAACAGGAGCGCTCCCTGCTCCTGCACTCCGCCCTCGCCCGCCTCCCGCTGCCCCAGCAACAGGTGGTGCACCTCGCCTACTTCGCAGGGCGCACCTACCGGCAGGCCGCCGTCGAGCTCGGCATCCCCGAAGGCACCGCGAAGACCCGCCTGCGAACGGCCCTGCGCACCCTGGCCGAGACCCTCGCGGACCCACCCCTGCGAGGTGAGCACCCATGA
- a CDS encoding DUF1349 domain-containing protein, which translates to MDVTIPELPFPLRTYGPDGDWSHEDGVLTGRAGPRQDRFVPPTGAVVEPASDAPRLLGAPEGDFQLIARVTVGFAAAFDAGVLYLHVGEREWAKLCLERSPDEPTICTVVTRGHSDDANAFVVDGSSAWLRISRTGSAFAFHASTDGERWTFVRIFSLGDEEAAGAALVGFMAQSPVGEGCAVTYDHIEFRPNWPKGLRDGS; encoded by the coding sequence ATGGACGTCACGATCCCCGAACTGCCCTTCCCGCTGCGCACCTACGGCCCCGACGGCGACTGGTCCCACGAGGACGGCGTCCTCACCGGCCGGGCGGGCCCCCGCCAGGACCGCTTCGTGCCCCCGACGGGCGCCGTCGTGGAGCCCGCGTCCGACGCGCCGCGCCTCCTCGGCGCCCCCGAGGGCGACTTCCAGCTGATCGCCCGCGTCACGGTCGGCTTCGCCGCCGCCTTCGACGCGGGCGTGCTGTACCTGCACGTGGGGGAGCGCGAGTGGGCCAAGCTCTGCCTGGAGCGCTCCCCGGACGAGCCCACGATCTGCACGGTCGTCACCCGCGGCCACTCCGACGACGCCAACGCGTTCGTCGTGGACGGCAGCAGCGCCTGGCTGCGCATCAGCCGTACGGGGTCGGCGTTCGCGTTCCACGCGTCGACGGACGGCGAGCGCTGGACGTTCGTGCGGATCTTCTCCCTCGGCGACGAGGAGGCGGCGGGCGCCGCCCTGGTCGGTTTCATGGCGCAGTCGCCGGTGGGGGAGGGCTGCGCGGTGACGTACGACCACATCGAGTTCCGCCCGAACTGGCCGAAGGGGCTGCGGGACGGCTCGTAG
- a CDS encoding maleylpyruvate isomerase family mycothiol-dependent enzyme has translation MTTPHDAVRELLGAWALDALMPGDETTVARHLGECEHCAAEAARLRATVRHLDGPAAPGPPPDPDTAPGTHGLSLALRSRAPALRTAPHAAPYAAAVAGLKALLGELDEHGAWGTPVVHAWDVHDTVAHLIAADEPLARHVDRNGRVPAPPPAPSGPPPPWRVEWAARTREVILRERARTPAQTVATWRNQAAGLLSSRAAHDPELAARTVLLAGGRLPVADHFLARAFEAWVHARDIGTALDLPVPPPPAPHLWQLVRFAVRILGPALGPKAPPVALTVSGEGGETEWILGSGDDPVRAQLVLDPVDFCLLIGGRRTPDEVPRGTSGDEAAAENVLTRAASLSWL, from the coding sequence ATGACCACCCCCCACGACGCGGTACGCGAACTCCTCGGCGCCTGGGCCCTCGACGCCCTCATGCCGGGCGACGAGACCACCGTCGCACGACACCTGGGGGAGTGCGAGCACTGCGCGGCCGAGGCGGCACGGCTGCGGGCCACCGTGCGGCACCTGGACGGCCCCGCCGCGCCCGGCCCGCCGCCGGACCCGGACACGGCCCCCGGCACGCACGGGCTCTCCCTCGCCCTGCGCAGCCGCGCCCCCGCCCTGCGCACCGCCCCGCACGCCGCGCCCTACGCCGCCGCGGTGGCCGGGCTCAAGGCGCTCCTCGGCGAGCTGGACGAGCACGGGGCGTGGGGGACGCCCGTCGTCCACGCATGGGACGTGCACGACACGGTCGCGCATCTGATCGCCGCGGACGAGCCGCTGGCCCGGCACGTGGACAGGAACGGGCGGGTCCCGGCGCCGCCCCCGGCCCCGTCCGGGCCGCCGCCCCCGTGGCGCGTCGAGTGGGCGGCGCGCACCCGCGAGGTGATCCTCCGCGAACGGGCCCGCACGCCCGCACAGACCGTCGCCACGTGGCGCAACCAGGCCGCCGGGCTGCTCTCGTCCCGTGCCGCCCACGACCCCGAACTCGCCGCCCGCACTGTGCTGCTCGCGGGCGGCCGGCTGCCCGTCGCCGACCACTTCCTGGCCCGCGCCTTCGAGGCGTGGGTGCACGCCCGCGACATCGGCACCGCCCTCGACCTGCCCGTCCCCCCGCCGCCCGCCCCGCACCTGTGGCAGCTGGTCCGCTTCGCCGTCCGCATCCTCGGCCCCGCGCTCGGCCCCAAGGCCCCGCCCGTCGCCCTGACGGTCTCCGGCGAAGGCGGCGAGACGGAGTGGATCCTGGGCAGCGGGGACGATCCGGTGCGGGCGCAGCTGGTCCTCGACCCGGTCGACTTCTGCCTGTTGATCGGCGGCCGCCGCACCCCGGACGAGGTCCCGCGCGGCACGTCGGGCGACGAGGCGGCGGCCGAGAACGTCCTGACGCGGGCGGCATCGCTGTCCTGGCTGTAG
- a CDS encoding winged helix-turn-helix transcriptional regulator translates to MTGQTPEDRSAPHDIYGLLCPGRAIFELLVNKWTGLAITALEDGPRRFGELRRKLEGVSPKVLTQTLRRLEDHGLVTRTVHAEVPPRVEYALTDLGRGALEPLAHLRTWIRANAGSFTAAR, encoded by the coding sequence ATGACTGGTCAGACCCCTGAAGACCGCTCCGCCCCGCACGACATCTACGGCCTGCTCTGCCCGGGCCGCGCGATCTTCGAGCTGCTCGTCAACAAGTGGACCGGCCTCGCCATCACCGCCCTGGAGGACGGGCCGCGCCGCTTCGGCGAGCTCCGCCGCAAGCTGGAGGGCGTCAGCCCGAAGGTGCTCACCCAGACCCTGCGCCGCCTGGAGGACCACGGCCTCGTGACCCGCACGGTCCACGCCGAGGTGCCGCCCCGCGTCGAGTACGCGCTGACCGACCTCGGCCGCGGCGCCCTGGAACCCCTCGCCCACCTGCGCACCTGGATCAGGGCGAACGCGGGGAGCTTCACGGCGGCCCGGTGA
- a CDS encoding DsbA family oxidoreductase gives MRVEIWSDIACPWCYVGKARFEKALAAFPHRDGVEVVHRSFELDPGRAKGDTGLVLPMLMQKYGMSEEQAREGERRLGENAAAEGLDYRTEGRDHGNTFDMHRLLHLAKEQGRQHELIGLLYRANFAEERSVFADDTRVVELAVEAGLEEAEVRAVLADPDRYADEVRADEREAAELGANGVPFFVLDRKYGISGAQPAEVFTQALEQAWGERAPLTTLASADGGDACGPDGCAVPQA, from the coding sequence ATGCGCGTCGAGATCTGGAGCGACATCGCCTGCCCCTGGTGCTACGTGGGCAAGGCCCGCTTCGAGAAGGCGCTCGCCGCCTTCCCGCACCGTGACGGCGTCGAGGTCGTGCACCGCTCCTTCGAGCTGGACCCGGGGCGCGCCAAGGGCGACACCGGGCTCGTCCTGCCGATGCTGATGCAGAAGTACGGCATGAGCGAGGAGCAGGCCCGCGAGGGCGAGCGGCGGCTCGGGGAGAACGCGGCCGCCGAGGGCCTCGACTACCGCACCGAGGGCCGCGACCACGGCAACACCTTCGACATGCACCGCCTGCTGCACCTCGCCAAGGAGCAGGGCAGGCAGCACGAGCTGATCGGGCTGCTCTACCGCGCGAACTTCGCCGAGGAGCGGTCCGTCTTCGCGGACGACACGCGCGTCGTCGAGCTCGCCGTCGAGGCGGGTCTGGAGGAGGCCGAGGTGCGGGCCGTTCTCGCCGACCCCGACCGGTACGCCGACGAAGTCCGCGCGGACGAGCGCGAGGCCGCCGAGCTGGGCGCGAACGGCGTGCCGTTCTTCGTCCTCGACCGCAAGTACGGCATCTCCGGCGCCCAGCCCGCCGAGGTCTTCACGCAGGCCCTGGAGCAGGCGTGGGGCGAGCGCGCGCCGCTCACCACCCTCGCGTCGGCCGACGGCGGCGACGCGTGCGGGCCCGACGGGTGCGCGGTTCCGCAGGCCTGA